A part of Rhipicephalus microplus isolate Deutch F79 chromosome 8, USDA_Rmic, whole genome shotgun sequence genomic DNA contains:
- the LOC142768783 gene encoding uncharacterized protein LOC142768783 → MRHAWLAAVVWLAAALPDQLEENRALLPGVPCDEWDASTGTCFFRRQVGDTVTLWLRSAGTGVGRVTWRRRYRSLDGSTSRDAVVELRPDTAPWNVAIGAGELRISPITDSDLEPNSWEALAGPLGNLSFRLELLPVDLGPVFRGDQLTVNLEHFLTLPLESLYFRWDWDYQPLATNMRVSRSGRSLRITGLRRSQGGLLACSVYSSTGLLVARRRFRLREPIEEPLPELQSPFLLQQPTGGRAKRAVLLADTTDSRLLAPCTRHTQCGLHASCRARYCVCGAGYVGNGLFCWEATAAAGGG, encoded by the exons ATGCGGCATGCCTGGCTGGCCGCCGTCGTGTGGCTTGCCGCTGCGCTGCCCGACCAGCTGGAGGAGAACCGGGCGCTTCTGCCGGGCGTCCCGTGCGACGAGTGGGACGCCTCCACGGGCACGTGCTTCTTCCGGAGACAG GTGGGCGACACGGTGACACTGTGGCTGCGCAGTGCCGGCACGGGAGTCGGTCGCGTCACGTGGCGAAGGCGCTACCGTTCGCTCGACGGATCGACATCCCGCGACGCCGTGGTCGAGTTGCGACCCGACACGGCGCCATGGAACGTGGCCATTGGAGCCGGCGAGCTGCGCATCTCGCCAATCACCGACTCGGACTTGGAGCCCAACAGCTGGGAGGCCCTAGCGGGACCTCTGGGCAACCTCAGCTTCCGACTGGAGCTGCTGCCCGTCGACCTGGGGCCCGTGTTCCGAGGAGACCAGCTCACCGTCAACCTCGAGCACTTCCTCACGCTGCCGCTCGAGTCTCTTTACTTTCGATGGGACTGGGACTACCAGCCACTGGCCACCAACATGAGG GTGAGCCGGTCGGGTCGCTCCCTGCGCATCACGGGCCTGCGGCGCAGCCAGGGAGGTTTGCTCGCCTGCTCCGTGTACTCGTCGACGGGACTGCTGGTGGCACGTCGCCGCTTCAGGCTTCGAGAACCCATCGAAGAGCCCCTCCCCGAACTGCAGAGCCCGTTCCTGCTGCAGCAGCCGACTGGCGGTCGCGCCAAGCGCGCCGTACTCCTAGCCGACACCACCGACAGTCGACTACTCGCGCCTTGCACCAGGCACACGCAATGCGGACTACATGCCTCGTGTCGTGCGCGGTACTGCGTGTGCGGCGCCGGATACGTGGGCAACGGGCTTTTCTGCTGGGAGGCTACCGCCGCGGCGGGCGGCGGCTAG
- the LOC119164015 gene encoding aspartate dehydrogenase domain-containing protein produces the protein MRRRVGIVGFGQLGQFLAAEVQRRPESLELAFVWSRGRVVQGLPPHLVLEDLALAATRHPDLVVEVAHPSLVRTHGEQLLRHCDLLVGSPTAFAEPDVEARLRAAASRHALFVPCGALWGLHDIRALADRGQLAELTVTMTKHPSALRLADAEMRVRCDRAALGTQPVTLYDGPVRGLCPMAPNNVNSMAAAAMAAHTLGFDGVRGRLVADPGLADFHSLELDVVGPSEADGRAFRVRTLRMNPSDRGAVTASATYGAFLGSMLEAANGRAPGVHFC, from the exons ATGCGTCGGCGCGTGGGCATCGTGGGCTTCGGCCAGCTGGGCCAGTTCCTGGCGGCCGAAGTGCAGCGGCGACCGGAGTCCCTCGAGCTCGCCTTCGTCTGGAGCCGGGGCCGAGTGGTGCAGGGGCTGCCCCCGCACCTGGTGCTCGAGGACCTGGCGTTGGCCGCCACCCGGCATCCGGACCTCGTGGTAGAG GTGGCTCACCCGTCACTGGTCCGCACTCATGGCGAGCAGCTGCTGCGCCACTGCGACCTCCTGGTGGGTTCGCCCACGGCGTTCGCCGAGCCCGACGTCGAGGCCCGGCTGCGCGCCGCGGCCAGTCGCCACGCGCTGTTCGTGCCGTGCGGCGCGCTCTGGGGTCTGCACGACATCCGGGCGCTGGCGGACCGCGGGCAGCTGGCCGAGCTGACGGTCACCATGACCAAGCACCCGTCGGCGCTGAGGCTGGCCGACGCCGAGATGCGCGTCCGCTGCGACCGAGCGGCGCTGGGAACTCAGCCTGTCACTCTGTATGACG GACCCGTGCGAGGCCTTTGTCCGATGGCGCCCAACAACGTGAACAGCATGGCGGCCGCGGCGATGGCGGCGCACACGCTGGGCTTCGACGGCGTCCGTGGTCGGCTGGTGGCCGACCCGGGCCTGGCCGACTTCCACAGCCTCGAGCTGGACGTGGTGGGACCCAGCGAAGCCGACGGCAGGGCCTTCCGGGTCCGCACGCTGCGCATGAACCCCTCCGATCGGGGCGCCGTCACCGCGAGCGCCACCTACGGGGCATTCCTCGGAAGCATGCTAG AGGCCGCCAATGGTCGGGCACCGGGAGTTCACTTCTGCTGA